The Miscanthus floridulus cultivar M001 chromosome 7, ASM1932011v1, whole genome shotgun sequence genome includes a region encoding these proteins:
- the LOC136467545 gene encoding pheophytinase, chloroplastic-like gives MSVASVAALRTAGSGRCRGAGSPQVGLNGGRFLMMQRRELVTKAGIALAVSCSMATSSASANGSAQGLEVLPFKADGYNFWTWRGRRIHYVEQGAGQPIVLIHGFGASAFHWRYNIPELAKRYKVYAIDLLGFGWSEKALVDYEATIWMDQVSDFLREIVKEPAVLVGNSLGGFTTLFTATEVPELVRGVVLLNSAGQFGDPNKPAAAPAEEEEEEGSPLSRFIVKPLKEAFQRVVLGFLFWQSKQPARVEKVLKSVYIDSSNVDDYLVGSITAPAADPNAGEVYYRLMSRFMSNQSRYTLDRLLGKLSCPLLLLWGDLDPWVGPTKAARIQQFYADTAVVHLQAGHCPHDEAPEQANRALLEWLAALDARAKPAEPSLQTV, from the exons ATGTCCGTCGCGTCCGTGGCCGCCCTCCGGACGGCCGGCTCCGGCCGCTGCCGCGGCGCGGGTTCCCCGCAGGTCGGCCTGAACG GGGGCAGGTTCTTGATGATGCagaggagggagctggtgaccaaGGCCGGGATCGCGCTCGCCGTCTCCTGCTCGATGGCAACTTCTTCAGCCTCGGCCAACGGCTCTGCTCAAG GGCTGGAGGTTTTGCCGTTCAAAGCGGACGGGTACAACTTCTGGACGTGGAGGGGTCGCCGGATACACTACGTCGAGCAAGGCGCCGGGCAGCCCATCGTGCTCATCCACGGCTTTGGCGCTTCTGCCTTCCACTGGAG GTACAACATCCCTGAGCTGGCCAAGAGGTACAAGGTGTACGCGATAGACCTGCTGGGGTTCGGCTGGAGCGAGAAGGCGCTGGTGGACTACGAGGCCACCATCTGGATGGATCAGGTCTCCGACTTCCTCCGGGAGATCGTCAAGGAGCCTGCCGTCCTTGTAGGCAACAG CTTGGGAGGCTTCACGACACTGTTCACGGCGACCGAGGTGCCGGAGCTGGTCCGGGGCGTCGTGCTGCTCAACTCCGCCGGACAGTTCGGCGACCCCAACAAGCCTGCCGCCGCAccggccgaggaggaggaggaggagggcagccCGCTGTCCAGGTTCATCGTGAAGCCGCTCAAAGAGGCCTTCCAACGGGTGGTGCTGGGTTTCCTCTTCTGGCAGTCCAAGCAGCCCGCCAGGGTCGAGAAAGTCTTGAAAAGC GTGTACATAGACTCCAGCAACGTCGACGACTACCTGGTCGGCTCCATCACGGCGCCGGCGGCGGACCCCAACGCCGGCGAGGTTTACTACAGGCTGATGTCGCGGTTCATGTCGAACCAGAGCCGGTACACGCTGGACCGGCTGCTGGGGAAGCTGTCGtgcccgctgctgctgctgtgggggGACCTGGACCCGTGGGTCGGCCCGACCAAGGCCGCGCGGATTCAGCAGTTCTACGCTGACACCGCCGTCGTGCACCTGCAGGCTGGCCACTGCCCGCACGACGAGGCGCCGGAGCAGGCCAACCGGGCGCTTCTCGAGTGGCTCGCGGCCCTCGACGCCCGCGCCAAGCCGGCCGAGCCCAGCCTCCAGACCGTCTGA